A portion of the Sabethes cyaneus chromosome 3, idSabCyanKW18_F2, whole genome shotgun sequence genome contains these proteins:
- the LOC128742357 gene encoding general transcription and DNA repair factor IIH helicase subunit XPD — protein sequence MRISVDGLLVYFPYEYIYPEQYAYMLELKRTFDAKGHCLLEMPSGTGKTTTLLSLIVAYIMEYPHIVRKLIYCSRTVPEIEKVIAELKHLMNYYEKQTGVMPNITGLVLSSRKNMCIHSEVSRERDGKIVDAKCYGMTASYIRERAASDDSVSVCQYFEGFQAEGKESTLPPGIYSIDDLKDFGRERNWCPYFVSRFAINQAQVVVYSYHYLLDPKIAEVVSKELARESVVVCDEAHNIDNVCVDSMSVKINRRLIEKSTTGIHTLEKYVAEIKDDDRHRLNEEYLRLVQGLKEASFARETDMVLANPVLPSEILKEVVPGNIRNADHFLSFLKRFIEYIKSRLRVQHVVQESPAGFLKDIQQKVCIERKPLRFCAERLSSLLRTLEITDLTEFGALTVITSFATLVSSYTKGFTIIIEPFDDKTPTVSNPIMHLSCMDSSIAMKPIFQRFQSVVITSGTLSPMDMYPKILDFEPVVMSSFTMTLARPCLLPMIVSRGNDQVAISSKFETREDTAVTRNYGQLLVETAKTVPDGIVCFFTSYLYLESVVASWYDQGIIDTLLRYKLLFIETQDSAETSYALMNYVKACECGRGAVLLAVARGRVSEGVDFDHHLGRAVLMFGIPYVYTQSRILKARLDYLRDQFQIRENDFLTFDALRHAAQCVGRAIRGKTDYGIMIFADKRFSRQDKRGKLPKWIQEHLTDNYCNLSTEESMQLAKRWLRQMAQPFTREDQLGVSLLTLEQLQSTEKEKLEKQAQGKN from the exons ATGAG GATCAGTGTCGATGGTTTGCTGGTGTACTTTCCGTACGAGTACATCTACCCGGAACAGTATGCTTATATGCTGGAACTGAAGCGAACCTTCGATGCGAAGGGACACTGCTTGCTGGAGATGCCTTCGGGGACCGGTAAGACCACCACGCTGCTATCGCTGATTGTAGCCTACATCATGGAATATCCGCACATCGTACGGAAGTTGATCTACTGCTCGCGTACCGTACCGGAAATCGAAAAGGTAATCGCCGAGTTGAAGCACCTTATGAACTACTACGAAAAGCAAACGGGTGTAATGCCCAACATAACCGGTTTGGTGCTCAGTTCACGAAAAAATATGTGCATTCATTCGGAAGTTAGCCGCGAACGGGACGGTAAAATAGTGGATGCCAAATGTTACGGCATGACGGCCAGCTACATCCGTGAGCGGGCTGCGTCGGACGATTCCGTAAGCGTGTGCCAGTACTTCGAAGGATTTCAAGCGGAAGGAAAGGAATCGACGCTACCGCCCGGTATCTATTCCATCGACGATCTGAAGGATTTTGGCCGAGAGCGGAACTGGTGTCCGTACTTTGTGTCACGCTTCGCG ATCAATCAAGCCCAGGTTGTAGTCTACAGTTACCACTACCTGTTGGATCCCAAGATTGCGGAGGTTGTTTCCAAAGAGCTTGCGCGGGAATCGGTCGTGGTTTGCGATGAGGCTCACAATATCG ACAACGTTTGCGTAGATTCTATGAGTGTAAAAATCAATCGACGACTGATTGAGAAAAGTACAACCGGAATTCATACGCTGGAGAAATACGTTGCAGA GATAAAAGATGACGACCGGCATCGGTTGAACGAGGAATACCTACGGTTAGTCCAGGGACTGAAAGAGGCATCGTTTGCTCGAGAAACGGACATGGTTCTAGCTAACCCTGTTCTACCATCGGAAATTCTCAAAGAGGTAGTTCCAGGAAACATCCGAAACGCGGACCATTTTCTAAGCTTTCTGAAGCGTTTCATTGAATACATAAAATCGCGTCTCCGAGTGCAGCATGTGGTTCAAGAGAGTCCGGCTGGTTTCCTGAAGGACATTCAACAGAAAGTTTGTATCGAGCGAAAACCGCTGCGTTTTTGTGCCGAGCGTTTGTCTTCGCTGCTGCGAACTTTGGAAATCACCGACCTAACAGAATTCGGTGCACTAACCGTGATAACTTCGTTCGCAACGCTGGTGTCGTCCTACACAAAAGGTTTCACCATTATCATAGAACCTTTCGATGACAAAACACCCACGGTGTCGAATCCTATTATGCACTTAAGCTGCATGGATTCATCGATTGCGATGAAACCAATCTTTCAACGGTTTCAAAGTGTGGTAATCACTTCCGGAACACTGTCACCGATGGATATGTATCCAAAAATACTGGATTTTGAACCGGTGGTAATGAGTTCCTTCACTATGACCCTCGCCAGACCATGTCTACTACCGATGATTGTCTCGCGTGGCAATGATCAGGTGGCCATTTCATCGAAATTCGAAACACGCGAAGATACAGCCGTTACTCGCAACTATGGTCAGTTGCTGGTGGAAACAGCTAAAACCGTTCCAGATGGAATCGTGTGTTTTTTCACGTCCTACCTCTATCTGGAATCGGTGGTAGCATCGTGGTACGATCAGGGCATTATTGACACTCTGTTGAGGTACAAGTTGCTGTTCATTGAGACGCAGGACAGTGCGGAAACGTCGTACGCACTGATGAACTACGTCAAGGCGTGCGAATGTGGCCGAGGAGCAGTGTTGCTAGCTGTAGCGCGCGGGCGCGTTTccgagggagtggatttcgatCATCATCTCGGCCGAGCAGTGCTGATGTTTGGCATCCCTTACGTTTACACCCAATCCCGGATATTGAAGGCACGGTTGGACTATTTGCGAGATCAGTTTCAGATAAGGGAAAATGATTTTCTTACCTTTGATGCGTTACGACATGCGGCGCAGTGTGTTGGCCGTGCCATTCG TGGTAAAACCGATTACGGTATTATGATCTTTGCGGATAAGCGTTTTTCCCGACAGGATAAACGTGGTAAGCTTCCCAAGTGGATCCAAGAGCACCTGACGGATAACTACTGCAACCTCAGCACCGAAGAATCGATGCAG TTGGCAAAGCGATGGCTTCGCCAAATGGCGCAACCCTTCACACGGGAAGATCAATTGGGCGTTTCTCTGCTAACGCTAGAGCAGCTTCAATCGACCGAAaaggaaaaattggaaaaacagGCCCAGGGCAAAAACTAA